The region TTCACTGAGCATGAATTATATGTCAGGAACTATACCTGATACTTTTGGTACACTTTCTCTAATCTTCACAGCAATCCTTTGAGTTATAtgttattatccttattttatataGAACGACAAtggggctcagagagattaagtgacttgcctgaggcccCACAGTAGCAATTCAAGTTCAGATCTATTAACTCCTTAACCTACTTTCTTTCTGTCATATCAGAgttccacccccttccccccagcctAAACACTTAGGGATTGCTAGGAGCAACAGTGCCCTGAGAGTGGCCACAAAAGGAAGTCTGGTTTTCTCTGTCTAAAGTTCTCATGGCCTTTGTAATTCTGGATGGAATCTTTTCCTctggcaataattttttttaacatttacatttaacatgatatatacaaacacataccCATGTTTTCAAATTTGAAACCTTTAAAGTGGATTATTGAAATGTTTCTTTGTGGGCTGCTTTTAAAGTGAACAGCAATATCTCATTTTATAAGAATGAATAAGAAAGAATTCTAGATCTAAAGTCAGTGGGTAAGTTGAAAATCATTATGGCAGAATTACCTTTGAGAATACCACGGGAAAGCATCTTGTTTGAGAGCCATATGCTTCCTTTCTTTAAGTCCATCACAGctagtcttttctcctttgttgaaACAGATCATGGTGTTTCCTGTTGAGCTTCAAATGATATAGTTGGCTTACAACTGGGGCCTTGTTGGACGATAATTCACATCTTTAAACATCAAAGTGTCATTCAGTGTGGTGAGATGCTTGTAGTATTAGAAATATTCTGCAACCTGGATCAAGACAAGGAACAGCAGACTCATGTCTTATTTTGGAGCTTATGctaactcagtggttctcaaaacatTAGCTGTACATCAGAATTATCTGGAGGGCCTGTTAAAACATAGATTACTGGGTTCTATTACCCACAgtttctaattcagtaggtctggtATTCAGCAAGAGAATCTgtgtttttaacaagttcccagatgaAGCTGATACTGATATCCAGGGACCTCACATGGAGAACCACTGTACAATGCAAGTGGAATTACTTGTTTATAGTCCTTTCACTGTCTGCCTGTTTCTTTTAGGCTGAGTGGATATAGTTGAATTAGTTTAAGTTAAATGAAGGAATTGTGGCTCAGCCAATTCCTTATCTTGTTGCTGAGCTTACTGCTTCGCCTAGAACATGTCCTTGGCTCATTCAGTAGATGCTTATTGAGTGAGTGAGTAAGTGAGTTAACATATAACATGGGGGTGGTTTTAAGCAtacagacatcattattataTACCTGTTCCATACAAACTGCTTATTTTAGTGCAAGGCAATTAGCATTTATAATAGAATAGCTTATATTTTAGGAGTATAAATGGTAACAATTGTGGACATCAGGAAGTATGCAATTAGGTGCAGTGTTGAGAAACTTGCATTTTGGGACCAATGGTGTAAATGtgaagagggtgtgtgtgtgtgtgtgtgtgtagatagtGGGTATGAGAGTTCCATCTGTTTTAGAATGACCTAGGAAAATCTTGCAGGGGCTGGTTTAGGTCAGAACTAACTCCTGCCCCAGGGAGGCTGGAGCAGCGCTGGATTAGCCTGTGTGCCCCAGGCCAGCCTCTGCATTCTCACTCCTGTCCCTCCAAAGCACTGAGAAACTCAAACCCTATGATCCTAAAAGCTCAGTGGGCTCTGTATTGGTGGGTAGCTCTGTAAATTCAGATAGTTGTGTGTGAATCTTACCATATTATAGggtttaagaattttattttcaatgtggTTAGTTTTAAAATGATGAGTAAAAGTGAAgcgtaaaagaaaaaaaatctcaagaataTAAAGTTCAATTTAAGCTAAAAATTGtgtccttttttcatttttgacatgtTTTAGATTATGTCTTACAAAGTCTTAGTATCCAGTATGTTTTCTCTTTCAGTGTagattaaaatttttcctttaaatttattttacttttatatgcTGAAGTATTTTCAAGTAAATTACAGACAGCATGACTAGCTATCTCTAAATCCTTCCATGtacagctttaaaaaagaaaaatgttttcttatataGCCAAAACAATATGATCACTCCTAACAAAATGAATGAGTCCTTAGTATCATCTAATACCTAGTCCACATTTAAATTAACATAATTTCCCCTAAATTGTCATTTATATCTTGTTTATTCAAACCAAGATATAATCTGGAGTCATGCATTACATCTGGTAACAACATAAGGAATGTTGTTCCTAtactgttccttaaaatttaatCTAAGACAGTCCTTTTATCAGGACATTGCCTTGCCATTGTCTTGTAAAATGTCCCACCTTTGGATTTGTCTGATTGCCTCATCAGAGTATCTTCAGCTTGTTCTTTTACCCTCTGTATTTCCCAGAAACTGGAAATTAGATCTAAAGGCTAGACTAAGATACAAGTTGAACATTTTGGGCAAGAATTCATCATAGGTGATATGTACTTTGTGTTATACCATGTGATGAGATACATAATCCCTGCCTATACCGCTGTTAGTGATGCTAACTTTGATCACTAGATTAAGGTGATGATGACAGCCTGATATTGTGACAGTATTCTCTATGATATTACTTTGGTAGTAATATGAATGTTCATTTTCCTATTATCCACTCCTTTAATGCTTTTAACACCATTTGATAATTCTTGCCTGACTCAGTAACTTCACTAGGGTTTGCCAAAGTATCATTTTTCTAATTCTGTTCTTCCTTCTGCGTCAGCTGACATTTGACTTAAAAGAGCTCTTTTCATTAACTGTAACTTATTTGGTACCCTGAAATGCAATTCTGTTGGAAAGGCAGGTTAAATGTTGAGTTCTTTACTTTTTTAGTCACATTTTCTAAGTGAGGAGTTGGCTTAATAGATACCCTAAATGGTGgcaaattaatatttttcttgctttctcttttttggtatCCTTATGGAGTAATGGATTTTCATGAATTGAATGTTTCAGTCAACTACAATGATTTTTTATGTTCAATTTGTTTTATGTTCAGTTTATTAAAAGTTTAGCCAATGCTAGTCCCTTGCAGTTGGCATCTGTGTTTGTTAGACATAACTCAATTAATTTTCCAGCGCGTCCTTGCTTTTTTGTGCAGCAAGATGCATTGATTTATCTTGTAGCTTCCTTATCCCAAGTATCAGTCAGCCACTTCACTAACAAGCCCTAGTTCCTTTTAGTAGGGAATGGTATTAGACACCCAAATCATAGCCCTTGAAATGTCAATTGTTATTGGGATGACAATGTTTATAGACCTTTTCAGTGGTCTGTTTAGTTCTTGAATTTTGATATTGAAAGTTTCaataaaacaaagcataaatacaaaacagaaatagacttacagacatagaatataaacttgtggttgccaaggggtttgggggtgggaagagatagactgggatttcaaaattgtagaatagataaacaagattatactgtatagcacagggaaaaatacgtaagatcttatggtagctcacagagaaaaaaatgtgacaatgaatatatatatgttcatgtataactgaaaaattgtgctctacactggaatttgacacaacattgtaaaatgattataaatcaataacaaatgttaaaaaaagttctCTATAGGAAATAAGGTGTTGGATCATAaaggagggaaaataaaattgtgttatattcagaaaaaaaaggtttcaataatgaaaaaaagtaaGGAATATCTGTGTTTTGAAAGTAATAGGTTCATATCACTATTTCCAATCCATTTTAACATTATTGTGTTTTTAAGTAGCTACTTGATTTTATAATTGTGTCTTTTCTCTTATATCGAAAATCCTGACCATCACTAACATTGCTTTAtcttacaataaaaagaaatttaaaaataacagtatcAGTACTACTACTAGTGAAACCAAATGAAGTTTaattttttgtgtgatttttgtAGCATAGGTTGATTTTAATGGAAGAATAgatataaattttttttgatctttatttttctttgaaatatgttttgtctgtttcatttttgtCATAGGTTGATCATTTTGGATTTAATACTGATAAAACTTTTAAACAGCGGTACCTAATAGCTGATAAACACTGGAAGAAAGATGGTGGATCAATACTTTTCTACACTGGTAATGAAGGGGACATTATCTGGTTTTGCAACAATACGGTATGTGCAGATTTGTGAAACTCctctgttcagttttctttctattATGTTTAACAGGAAAAAATCTTTTGTGGTATGTATGACCaagtttttctgtatttaattgtgaagttctttaaaaaataacaaaaagataaactcactaataatagaaaaaaagcaaaagtacaTGATTAGGCAgttcacaaaagaataaatatagaTCTCCAATAAGCCTGTTCAGCCCTAAAGAATTatacatgaaaagaatgaaatactgtttttggacaattaaattttaaaaggttaaaaataaatttctagctTATTTCAAGATTGAACAAGGATGTGAGGGAAATGAGGATGGGAATATTATTATGTGTGAGGCCTGTAGAATATGAACACAAGGgcagaaatttttatttgtttgtttatttgtttattctcagATCCAAGACTCTGCtaggcatatagtaggtgctcaataaatatttgttaaatggataaatgaataaaatctaaACAAAGCCAgtacagataagaaaaaaaaatacaagtttgaTTATTAAATGGGAATGGACAAAGGCAAAGTTGTAGCTGTATTTTAGCTTTCCTTTTCtaccatttttattatatttgtgaGGGTAAAAAACAATGCAGCTGTTAGCTTGCTTCACTGCCTATATAGTCTATCATCTTTTATAATGCTTAAGTCTGTTAACAAAACTTAATTTAGAAGACACATGAAAGGCAGAAATGTTCCTTTTTAATATGCCAGAGCTAAGATTAGAAAATGTCAACTTGCTACCAAAAAGTTAGTCTGTGAATTACCTTAGAGTGGGGACTGAATCATATTTTCTCCACTGCCAATGTCTGGCATGGTGTCTGGATTCAGGAGATCTCAGTTAATGTTGAACTGAACTGCACTGAAAGCAGAGATATGAATCCAATTATACTGTGTTATTGCATTCtgtatttctgattatttccttagaaatGTTAGCAGTCTAAATATGTTGgttgaaattaaaataattcccTAAGAATTGAGATCCTAGATATCTGTCTCTTAGAAGAGTGACAGATGAAATCAGGACTTATTTTCCATCAGGTTCCTGCTCTGTTATTCTGTGAAGCAACTGAGGCtcctttgtctctctttctctttcttgtgtgaTTTCTCTTTTATGCCAGAGCCACAGGCAAAAAATATCCAGTTATTTTCCCAGCTCCAGTTCTTCATCATAGGTAGGCAGCTATTCCTGCCTCCACAGACCCCACTGCTCTGACAGGCACTACAGCATACCTTAAGGCTCCTGGGGATTTCTGACCTTAGAAGTGGTAGAAAGGAAGAGCTACTGAGGGTAGGAACAGTTCCAGATAACTTAAAGGACAGATCTTGGTACTTTTCCAGCCCTAAACACACCTTCCTTTATATACTAGAATGTTTGGGTTGCATATTCATATATTCTGGACACTGATTTGTTGAGAGCCAGTGTAGCATAGTGGTCAAGAGTGAAAACTTCAGCCAGACAGATAAGGTTCGAATTCTGGTTTTGCCGCTATGgtttgtgactttgagcaagtgtttctgtgcctcatttttcACATGttaaatgggtataataatagtATCCAGttcatagagttgttgtgagggcAAATAAGAAATAGGAACTTAGAACAATGCTGGCACAGAATGTTATTTAATGTTAATATGTTACATGGAcctcttttgaaaaatagaactaccctaAAATAGATGCTGGCAAATAATCACTTATTACAGTGTGAATCAGATACTTCATCTCAAAGCCTGAGGTCAACTCCACAAAGGTCTGGCTGTTTTGATAGTGATCCTTACTCTTAAGAAAGATCCTTACTCTGACCCTATCATAGTCTGGTAGGGTCAGACACCTAGGTAAGCAAATATTGCAACAAAGTAACTGAGATCTATACCTAGCGCAGTGGAATTAGGAGGAGGGAGTGATCCGCAAGCCAGAGTGAGGAAGACAGAGGAGGGCTGGTGTTCCAGGATCTGAAGGTACACGGCAGGGAATGAGCAGAGTGTTATCCTCACCTGCATGCagctcttttgtttatttgtttattggtcAAGACAAACAAAAAGTTTTAGAGGTTCTTAGTCCTTGTTAGGGAGCAGCAGCTCATTAAAAAGCAATAGTGTGCATTAGGAATGACAAATAGTTTTTAATCTGTGCTAAATCTAAATCTAGTCAATTGATGTTGGACACCTATAATGCTTTGTTGCAAAGGATTCTGAGGGTACAACTTAAggtaagtgaaaaaaatgtaGTGGTTGATTAATGACCAGCATTATGTATGGAAATAAGGAAGTCTAAATGCTCTTGATTTTGTtctggagccagacagcctgtgcttgaatcttggctctgctaCTTTCTAGCTGTGTATCTGTCACAGGTTATTTAAACtcttgtgcctcagtgtccttgtctgtaaaatggggataatcaaaGTGCCTGCTCTTAGATTGTTGTgataattaagtgaattaataagTAAAGTGttaagaacagtgcctgacactttGTAAACTTTCAATTAATTAATATTAGCTACTGTTAGCTACTGTTTATCTTCAAATAAATAAGATTACTATAAAACCCAAGCGGGTCCAGTACATTTATTTGTACTGTTCTCTTATGTTGTAAACGTCTGTGAGTAGGCAGATATCTTAGTTATCCTCAGCACTTTTCTAGACTCTGGCACAGTGCAGTTTGAAGGCTATTTTAGACATAATGTTGATTCTAAGACAAGAGTGTCGGAATAAGGAGAGTTGGAATGACTGGTGGTTGAGCAACGTGGGCCTATTTTTAATTGTTACACAGTATGAGACTGATGTACAACAATGAAACAACAATTATATCATTTATCTGTAAAACAAATACGAATTGTGCAGCTTCTCAGATAATCCTTTTTGGTCTGGTTTAACATCTCATATGTGTTGCAAAAAGGTTCAGACTTTTTTCATATCTTGAGTTTACACTGTGAATTTATAAATTCTTCCTAGGGGTTCATGTGGGACGTGGCTGAGGAACTGAAAGCTATGTTGGTGTTTGCAGAACATAGATACTACGGAGAATCCCTGCCCTTTGGTTCCAACTCTTTCAAAGTAAGTGTACTTTTTACTTTTGagtttagaacattttctaattacatgaaagaaataatggctTTAGCTTGAACTGCCCAAAATTCCAgtaatttgtatataatttttcctttttatatagaatttgaacagaatttttatatagaattttttaaaccATATTATTACCATTATGTTTATCAGTCTTTAACTCGGTGTGATGAAGCTAGACGTCTCCAGGTAAATCTTAATCTATGGCTGCAGAGACTGTGGAGGGAActtttcattgtttaaaaaatgtcaGTAAATAATCTGCTTTGTAAATTATACACTTAAGTTATCCGTTCTACCACTGGAAAAAGTGTAATGAgcgtatatatatttgtttaataaaaggtgtttttcaataaaataagaacagaTAATCTCTATGATTCAGTGAGGTCAACTGGCCACTTGGATTCCCTTCTGGCCTTTCTGTTCTCACAAGGAGCTTTGGCCTTGGTCACAGATCTACACTTAAGAAACCAGGACACTTTTCCCTCAGCAGAGTCACTCATGTACTACCCTTGTGTTTCTGACTTTATGAATTTGCCTCTGTTTTATTACttactgaatatttttctttaaacaactCACTTTTTAGCCTTAGCATTATCTTAATAAGGGCTTtatgtactatttttaaaaattatattaaaataaaaacaatgattaaattttaaatgtttgtgcACTACCTAAGACTATCATGCATACCATTAGTATGTACATACTACGTTTTGGAGAACTGAGTTAGAAGAAACTTGGGGGCAACCATTTTCTAGGCTTCTTGTTTTAAAAGGAGTTTTGATTTTTGTTCTCAGAGGTTTTATTATATcgtattataaataaataaataaaaagtcctTGTGTTACAAATGAAAAGCTGATCAATTTGCTGATATTCATTGGGCTGCACAGGAAACGCCATTCTTTAGCTTATTATTTTGTGTAATTATCTGACTAGACGAGTTGACAGATCCTGAAACCATTGGGAAGTAGTCAGCTTATTGCAGCTAAAAATGTAACTCTTCTCCTAAGTCCCTGTGGTTCATACTTCATTGGCATAATAGAGCTAAGGGCTCTCTTTGATATGCTTCCTTCCCTTCATGTGCTCACAGAATTTGTCAGTAGCATGGGGGAATATTACTAATATATTGTGAGGATTGGGGAAAAAACTGCACTAAACTACATACAGTAGTGCCATGAAAACTGGAAGTGAAAAACAGTGACAGACATGAGAAAGAAGGTAAGAAGTTCTAAAGCATACATCTTAGATTAGGGGGAAGGCTAAAGGAGTGAATGACATACATAGGAAAGAGGAAAGATGGAACTCTTTGGTTCTGAAATGTGCCAGTGATGGGAGTGTTCAGAGTGATGAGACCAAAGCATGAAGGTCAAACAGGATAGCTTAATATGGGTATGTAGCTGTATTAGTCGCTATTGCTACATAATAATTTACCTCAAtccttagtggcttaaaacagcattaAACATTTACTATCTCACAGTTCCTGTGGGTAAGGAATTAGGAGTGGCTCAGCTAGGTAGTTCTGTTTCAGGGGATCTCATGAGATTGTCAGCTGGTGcttcagtcatctgaaggcttgactggggctggaggacccTCTCTGCTCATATGGAGGATCCACTTAAGTGACAAACTGGTGCTGGATATTAGCAAGAGGCTTCAGTTTGTCTCCTCCTGGGTTTTTCCTAAGGCCCACTTGAATGGCCTCATGATGTGGCTGCTACCTTCCCTCAAAGTTGACAATCCAAGAGAGCAAGGTAGAAACTGCAGTACTTTTAACGACCTCATATTGGAAGTCACATATCACTTCTGCCACGTTCTATTTGTTAGAGTCAGGTCACTAAATGCAGCCCAAGTTCAAAGGGAGAAGAATTAGGCTTTACCTTTTAAAGAGAGACATCTCATTAGCCTCCTGAGCTGATCAGGACTCTGCTTGAGTTCCACCTCCCTACATTGCAGTGAGGAAATTCTCCCTAAGCAGAGAGCTAGATGATCATGAAATTTACTTGCTGAGTGTCCTTCTCTCAGGGATCAATGTCTTGTGTTGCCTGTATTCCAGTGCCTGAAATAGTTGTTCCGTaggttgctgttttctttttttccgaCTCCAATTTTATAGTTGTACAACAGGCAGGCTAATTTATTTCCAGTTGTTGGTATATCAGACATAATAATCTTTTTGATGAGGAAGgatgagttttatttttactgaTGATTCTAACTTCAATTTTCCACAGGATTTAGTTTACCTTTGCCTATATGGTAGCCACTGTAAACGTTTCAAgatttgaaataaaagttataaCAAAGTAGTTGTCTGTTAAGATTAGTATTCTATTCCATCACATTTGTTGTTAAATGTTACCTACcgtttgtttctgttgtttctaCTGCCTCAACAAGGTCTTTGGTAAATAGCATTTAAGAGAAATTACATTTGAATGCAAAATACAGTatctttttccccaaattttaagATCAGTTTTTCATAAGTTGTTTTAATCAGCATTGCTATACTTTAACTGGGTGTTTTAGCTCAGTTGCCTAGAAATTCTATTTGGAGAAAAGCTTATCAGGCTTTTTTCTGGAGTTGTGCTATGCCTAAGCTGCTATTATTTGTACATTTATATCCATgttctttgtcatttttctttaggaTTCCAAACACTTGAATTTTCTGACATCAGAACAAGCTCTGGCTGATTTTGCAAAGTTAATCAAATACTTGAAAAGAACAATCCCAGGAGCCAAAAATCAACCAGTCATTGCCCTAGGGGGCTCTTATGGTGGCATGCTTGCAGCCTGGTTCAGGATGAAGTATCCTCATATTGTGGTTGGGTAAATGCATTTATGTTGGCATGAGCACGTCTTAATAATCGTCAGTGAAAACTTAGGGATTTGTTTTTGGTAAAacatgttctattttattatactGAGGTTTCTAACTTCTGTTTCATTAACAGCTGTTATTTTTCTCACCATTTTTGTTCAATatcaatttcaattttaaaacttgaattcaatgagttacatttttttcttttctccttctttgttcttcttACCATTTAGAGCTCTTGCATCCTCTGCCCCGATCTGGCAATTTGAGAATATAGTACCTTGTGGTGTATTTATGAAGGCTGTAACTACAGATTTTAGGAAAAGTGGCCCAAATTGTTCAGAGAGCATCCATAGATCCTGGGATGCCATTAGTCGACTCGCAAAAAAGGGTAAGctttaattaagaaaatggaattgtgggtttttttttaacctgttatGTGTTAAACTTAACACTTCCCACTTTTTCAGTaaactttttatttaagtataatatGCATGTTTAAGTATAACGTATAGAAAAGTATACATATCAAAATACACAGCTTGGTGAATTTTTGCAAAGCAAATAATAGTGTAATCAGCATGCAGAATAAGAAATCCCATCAGGAATCCCCTCATGCCCTTTACAGATACTACCTCTGCATTTATCAGGCTAAACACTATCCTGAATTCTAGAACAGTAGATTAATTTTGCTTGCTCTGGAATTTTTTAGTAATTGGAATTGCTTAGTATGTATTTGTTGTCTCTGCTGTCTTTTGCTGAATGCTGTGTTTGTCAGATAAATCAATTTGTTTCATTTAGTTGTAGTTTATGCATTCTCATTGCTCTGTAGGGTTCCATATGTTTATTTACAATAGGGAATGATTCAGAATACTAATTCTGGTAAGCTCCATAAAGGTAGGCAGCTTACCTATCATGGGAATAATTAGGTAGCAACTTACCTATCATGGAATTACCCAGTTacactaaaaatattttgttgagtGTTAAAAAAGCACTCTTGGAGAAATTGTATAGAAGATGGAGTTTTATAAAATATCAAGTTAAGAATAAATGATCTGTAAAGCCCTTCTGTTGAGCAATGTTTTTTAGATCTAACAGTGTGATTCTATACTCAGGCACTGGCTTGCGTTGGCTTTCTGAAGCCCTTCACTTATGCACTCCGTTAACAAATTCTCAGGATGTTCAGCATTTGAAAGACTGGATCTCTGAAACCTGGGTAAATCTGGCAATGGTGGACTACCCTTACGAGTCTAACTTTTTACAGCCTTTGCCTGCTTGGCCTATCAAGGTAATAGGAAAATGCCCTTTCATCATTTTTAATAACAtacttctctctgtctccccccgCCTTCTTTTTTTGGTGTATGCTCTGACTTTCACCATCAGaagaagtcccagtgacaaaggggCTCTGGAGTTAGTCAGACTTCAAACTTAGGCAGGAATCCTGGCTTTTGTCACTTTCTGGTTACTCATCCTTGGACATGTTACCTAGctcttctgaacctcagtttcctcatttaaataATGGAGATAAAGTGCATAAATTACTGGGTTGTATGAATTACAACTCTTAGGACTATAAACTAACTCTTAGAAATAAGACCAATAGTTGCTGTTAATGAAATAATTACTATCTGCCAAATCCTATGCTATGCACTTCATGTACACTATTTATATATATGAGACACATGAAGCTGTGGATACACTATCAGTGCTTAATAAATGGCAGCTGCTAGCATAGTGCTATGATTTAGTCAACTGCTAACGCATTCTGAGTGCTACATACATCATAAAGGTGTGATCCCCATGCAGCCTGGTGGAGTGGGAAGAGCACTGACTCTGGATCCTTGTCCAGAACtaccatttaccagctgtgtCATCTTGGTCAAGTCTCCTCTTCTTGAGCCTCCATGTCTTCCTCTGTGGAATCAGATGATGATCCTTATTATCTCAATAGGGCTGTGCTGAGGATCAAATAAAATTTTGGATGCAGAAACACTCTGGAAAGTGTAAAGATACTTGACAcaataaattttaactttctttttatgcCAAAATTCTTTatcatatgtattctttttatgtattcCTTTGTAAAGAGCATTCCTCTTAATTTTGAAAGCAAAGGTTGGCCAACTTGATGGTTATTAAATTTAGAGAATATAACAGTCTCTGCTAGAAGGAGTGCGGTAAATGTAGATAGAATTGGTAATACAAGAACCAGGTTTCAAAAGCACTTTTAATTTAACTGTCCTTTTGAACTATTAAACGCACATCTTGCTTAAAACTTTGTAACCCAAGTGGAACAAGGTCATTTACTATTAGAGatatttttcttcatctaaaaagtaaaatgacCAGTGAGGGTCTTGCACATAGCAGGCCAGAGGTAAATGTATATTGAATTAAATTGAATTTTGACACTACAGAGTTATTTTAAAGAGCAGATCTCTCTCATACTAAGAAAACCTGGatcaaaataatgagaaaaaaatgaatctgaaCCAATTATAGTCTCCATAAATGCCTTTGTGCCAATAATGTCTTatcttcctattttattttactatttacagaacattttttttttattgaagtatagttgatttacaatgttgtgttagtttctggtatatggcaaaatgattcaggtatacatacatataaatgtctatatatatattattttccattatggtttattacaagatacggaatatagtttcctgtgctatacagtaggaccttgttgtttagatatagtaatttgtatctgctaatcccaaactcctaatttatttctcccccacctcctttcccctttggtaaccataggtttgtattctatgtctgtgagtctgtttttacaAAGCACTTCCAGATACACTACTTCATTTAGTACCCATGAAAATACTGTGGGAAAAAGAGGTATAATCCCAGTTTTATGAAGAAGAAATTTAAGCTCAACTAAGAGGTGGTGAAAGTGGGATTTGAATTCAAGTCAGCCATTGTTCAGAGCCTATGATCTTCTCCCACATTGCACTGAACCAGGAGAAGACCTGACTGAAGATGTGGGTGGATTGCTGGCCACAGTGTGACAACTATAAGATTTAGCTGTGTACTCTTTGTACAAAGTGAGAAGTACATTTGCATCTTTATGCCCACTTGGAGAACAATGGAGTTGTCACAGATAAAAACATATGGGGAATTCCCTTGTTATTTAGAATAGGGGTTGACAAACGTTATCTGTAAAGGactagatagtaaatattttaggctttgtgggctatATACTATCTGTCACAACTGCTGAACTCTGTAGCTCTAGCAAGAAAGTAACCACAGACAATATATAAGTGAATGAGGATGACTATGTTCCAATAATACTTTATTTGTAAAACAGGCAGTCGGCAGGCTTTG is a window of Vicugna pacos chromosome 10, VicPac4, whole genome shotgun sequence DNA encoding:
- the PRCP gene encoding lysosomal Pro-X carboxypeptidase isoform X1; the encoded protein is MGRRSLLLLLLVFLTHGAATPVPPALRALSNLHMSTSFKYRPTVALEYSIHYIQQKVDHFGFNTDKTFKQRYLIADKHWKKDGGSILFYTGNEGDIIWFCNNTGFMWDVAEELKAMLVFAEHRYYGESLPFGSNSFKDSKHLNFLTSEQALADFAKLIKYLKRTIPGAKNQPVIALGGSYGGMLAAWFRMKYPHIVVGALASSAPIWQFENIVPCGVFMKAVTTDFRKSGPNCSESIHRSWDAISRLAKKGTGLRWLSEALHLCTPLTNSQDVQHLKDWISETWVNLAMVDYPYESNFLQPLPAWPIKVVCQYLKNPSVSDSLLLQNIFQALNVYYNYSGQVRCLNISETATSSLGAQGWSYQACTEMVMPFCSNGIDDMFEPRSWNLKDYSDECFKLWGVRPRPSWITTMYGGKNISSHTNIIFSNGELDPWSGGGVTKNITDTLVAIVIPDGAHHLDLRANNAFDPTSVLLARSLEVRYMKQWIKDFYASLGKKH
- the PRCP gene encoding lysosomal Pro-X carboxypeptidase isoform X2, which produces MWDVAEELKAMLVFAEHRYYGESLPFGSNSFKDSKHLNFLTSEQALADFAKLIKYLKRTIPGAKNQPVIALGGSYGGMLAAWFRMKYPHIVVGALASSAPIWQFENIVPCGVFMKAVTTDFRKSGPNCSESIHRSWDAISRLAKKGTGLRWLSEALHLCTPLTNSQDVQHLKDWISETWVNLAMVDYPYESNFLQPLPAWPIKVVCQYLKNPSVSDSLLLQNIFQALNVYYNYSGQVRCLNISETATSSLGAQGWSYQACTEMVMPFCSNGIDDMFEPRSWNLKDYSDECFKLWGVRPRPSWITTMYGGKNISSHTNIIFSNGELDPWSGGGVTKNITDTLVAIVIPDGAHHLDLRANNAFDPTSVLLARSLEVRYMKQWIKDFYASLGKKH